In a single window of the Sphingosinicella microcystinivorans genome:
- a CDS encoding SDR family NAD(P)-dependent oxidoreductase, with amino-acid sequence MTPEFGSPASALVTGGAKRIGAALTRALAADGWHVHIHCNESVAEAEALAAEIGAGGGSASIVRADLADADSCRTLFDRLEPGNPPVSLLINNASVFRYDTQADFAATQWDVQIDVNLRAPALLTQQFAARCAGRGGLVLNLLDAKVAAPNPDFYSYTVSKLGLAGLTELQARALAPNIRVNGIAPSVTLVSGPQTRENFERAHVYNLLRRGVLVEHVVMTMQYLIALPTITGQVIVLDAGQHMLGMPRDVAFMVGEGS; translated from the coding sequence ATGACACCCGAGTTCGGCAGTCCCGCAAGCGCGCTGGTCACCGGCGGCGCGAAGCGCATCGGCGCCGCGCTGACGCGCGCGCTCGCGGCGGACGGCTGGCACGTCCACATCCACTGCAACGAATCGGTGGCCGAGGCGGAGGCGCTCGCCGCCGAAATCGGGGCGGGCGGCGGCAGCGCCTCGATCGTGCGCGCGGACCTTGCCGACGCGGACTCGTGCCGCACGCTGTTCGACCGGCTGGAGCCCGGAAATCCGCCGGTTTCCCTGCTCATCAACAACGCGTCCGTGTTCCGCTACGACACGCAGGCGGACTTCGCGGCAACGCAGTGGGACGTGCAGATCGACGTCAACCTGCGCGCGCCGGCGCTGCTGACGCAGCAGTTCGCGGCGCGCTGCGCGGGGCGGGGCGGCCTCGTGCTCAACCTGCTCGACGCCAAGGTCGCCGCACCGAATCCCGATTTCTACAGCTACACGGTGAGCAAGCTCGGCCTCGCCGGGCTCACCGAACTTCAGGCGCGGGCGCTGGCCCCCAACATCCGCGTGAACGGCATCGCGCCCTCGGTGACGCTGGTCAGCGGCCCGCAGACGCGGGAGAACTTCGAGCGCGCGCATGTGTATAACCTGCTGCGGCGCGGCGTGCTGGTGGAGCATGTTGTCATGACGATGCAATATTTGATCGCGCTTCCGACGATCACCGGCCAGGTGATCGTGCTCGATGCGGGGCAGCACATGCTCGGTATGCCGCGCGACGTCGCCTTCATGGTGGGAGAGGGCTCATGA
- a CDS encoding dihydroneopterin aldolase: protein MSPAPRGLVPEALAPKARRIRLHGYELLVDIGFHSFEVGAPQRLRVDVDIWVDEASFPTDDQVKSAWNYDFLRETVKTLAAARRFNLQETFCRAVYDIIAARKGVLALRVATAKPDIYPDCDFVGVELSSLPPGYSE, encoded by the coding sequence ATGAGCCCCGCGCCGCGCGGCCTCGTCCCCGAGGCGCTGGCGCCGAAGGCGCGGCGGATTCGGCTTCACGGTTACGAACTGCTCGTCGACATCGGCTTCCACAGCTTCGAGGTCGGCGCGCCGCAGCGGCTGCGCGTCGATGTCGACATCTGGGTGGACGAAGCGTCTTTCCCCACCGACGATCAGGTGAAGAGCGCGTGGAACTACGATTTCCTGCGCGAGACCGTGAAGACGCTGGCGGCGGCGCGGCGCTTCAACCTGCAGGAAACCTTCTGCCGCGCGGTCTACGACATCATCGCGGCGCGCAAGGGCGTGCTGGCGCTGCGCGTCGCGACCGCAAAGCCCGACATCTATCCCGACTGCGATTTCGTGGGCGTCGAGCTGTCGTCGCTGCCGCCCGGCTACTCCGAATAG